CTGAACGAACGGCCGTCGCGCAGGTTGTCGACGTCATAGACGATCGGCACCGCCGGGTCGCCCGGCAACAGGAAATAGGCGTGCAGCGAGTGCACCGGCCGTTCCACCGGCACCGTGCGGTTGGCGGCGAGCAGGGCCTGGCCGAGCACCTGACCGCCGAACACCCGTTGAAACTGGGTCACCGGCGGCTGCGCGCGGTACAGCCCCTCCTCGATCACCTCGAGATCGAACAGTGCGACCAGTTCGGCAATCGAACTGGGCATGTCTCAGCGCCCGATGCCGCGGGAAGCGGCGAAGGCGGCCACCCGCCGCTCGATGACGAAGGTGAGCCCGGGCAGCAGGCCCGCCAGGATCATCTCCGCAAGGCGCAGCAGCGGCCACCGGGTGCGCCGGTACAGGTCAAAGGCGAGCACCAGATAGACGACGTAGAAGTAGCCGTGCACGAACCAGATCCAGAGGAAGTCCGGGCCGTGGAAGCCGTGCTTGACGATCGACGCGGTGCACGCGATCAGCAGCAGGGTGCCCACGATGTAAGCCGCGATGCGGTAGCGGAACAACGCGGCCTCGACCGGTTTGCCGGTCGCGGTCTCGGTCACGATTTCGGCTGCCTATGGAGGCGATCCAACATGCGGTTGTACTCCAACAGTTCGGCGTCGTCGTCCGGATTGAGCGGCAGCACGACGGTCTCACGCACCGGCAACACCAGTTCGTCGGGTACCCGTTGCGGATCGGCGGCCGGGGGGCGGGCCGGCGCATCGCAGTGTGGGCGGACGGCGTCCCGGCACAGCCAGATCCACACCCCCACCGTGAACACCGCGAACGCGGGCCATTCGCACGCGTAGCCGATGGACAGCATGTTGCCGTCCCGGGCCCGATCGAACTGCCACCAGGCCAGCCCGCTGAAGGCGAGCACCAGCCCCACGACCAGCACGTGCAGGGCCAGCCAGCGGGGGCGCAGCAGCACGGCGGACACGTCGTCAGCTTAACGCCGGCCGACGTGTCCGCCGGACGGACCGCTCACCCGGGCGAGCTCAGCGAACGTCCTCGTCGGCGACCACAAAGATCATCGAGTGTGGCTTCGCGTCACCGTAATCACCGTGCGGCCAACTGGTGCGGTTGAAGTCGACACACGGCGTACCCAGGTTCTCATCGACGAAGCTGGTGTCCAGCGAGAACTTGCCCTGCGGGGAGATGTCCAGGATGCAGAGCTTGTGGTTGCCGTCGACGTTGGCGCGGGCCACGAAGTAGTCCGAGAACGCGATACGGCTTACGTTCTTGATTTCGTGGTAGAAGCCGTCCTTGCCGATCCGGAAGTTGTCGTAGGTGCCCCAGTGCGGGCCACCGGAGGTGTTGTCCTCAACCTTGTAGGCGTCCGACAGCGCCGGGCAGTCCTTCTCCTGACCGCCGTGCCCGACCTCGTACATGGTGTCGATCGAGCACGTCGGGTGCTCACCCGCGGCCAGCAACTTGGAGATATTGAGCATGTAGACCTGCTTCGGCCCACCGTTGTCGCCGATGCCCAGCG
This window of the Sporichthyaceae bacterium genome carries:
- a CDS encoding DUF3817 domain-containing protein, translating into MTETATGKPVEAALFRYRIAAYIVGTLLLIACTASIVKHGFHGPDFLWIWFVHGYFYVVYLVLAFDLYRRTRWPLLRLAEMILAGLLPGLTFVIERRVAAFAASRGIGR